Proteins encoded within one genomic window of Mesorhizobium sp. AR10:
- a CDS encoding carboxymuconolactone decarboxylase family protein produces the protein MSAYRILSSVPSSIRRATLLAAAACALALPAPAHADEYDATIKDIQSTMGGVPSFVKQFPKAGLPGAWAEVKAIQLSDKTALPPKVKALISLAVAAQIPCTYCIWSDTQDAKRAGASDEEIQEAVAMAALTRHWSTIFNGMQVDFDTFKKEMGGE, from the coding sequence ATGTCTGCTTACCGCATTCTTTCATCCGTGCCGTCTTCCATCCGCCGTGCGACCCTGCTCGCCGCTGCCGCCTGCGCGCTGGCGCTGCCGGCGCCTGCCCATGCCGACGAGTATGACGCAACCATCAAGGACATCCAGTCGACCATGGGTGGCGTGCCTAGCTTCGTGAAGCAGTTTCCGAAAGCCGGTCTGCCCGGTGCCTGGGCCGAGGTCAAGGCCATCCAACTCAGCGACAAGACGGCGCTCCCGCCGAAGGTCAAGGCGCTGATCTCGCTGGCGGTGGCCGCACAGATCCCGTGCACCTATTGTATCTGGTCGGACACACAGGACGCCAAGCGCGCCGGCGCCAGCGACGAGGAGATCCAGGAGGCGGTGGCAATGGCGGCGCTGACCCGCCACTGGAGCACCATCTTCAACGGCATGCAGGTCGATTTCGACACATTCAAGAAGGAGATGGGCGGGGAGTAA